The following are from one region of the Passer domesticus isolate bPasDom1 chromosome 13, bPasDom1.hap1, whole genome shotgun sequence genome:
- the LOC135280265 gene encoding protocadherin beta-16-like translates to MLGATQDSGWLFWGVMACGRRSRDRKRRVILFILCVCVCQSGAETLRYSLPEEMERDSFVANISKDLGVPLSQLAARKARVVSEGNEQLFRLNQNTGVLTAKESLDREEICPQSDTCTLVFKIFFENPLQLIRGEVEVRDVNDNSPVFPEKEMVLEILETASPGSRFPLEGAQDKDVGINGLQNYSLGPNPHFSLAIGTAKDGVKYLELVLQRQLDREEQGELNLLLTATDGGSPPRSGTAQVRIVVLDANDNIPVFERETYEVRLAENSPLEQLVVRVAAEDPDEGSNGEVRYAFTQTSERSRQLFQLNPTTGEIRVAGKLDFEEAKSHKMVVKATDGGGLSAHCKVQVEVLDVNDNAPEIALTSLSASIPEDAPPRTVVALFSVRDRDSGDNGRTECSIDGDLPFSLTPTFDNYYELRTNAALDRERTAEYNITITATDWGRKRLSSQESIFVQISDVNDNPPEFTQEIYTMSVTENNSPMLRIGSMKATDADAGINARVNYALVRQEGKEQPEVSVNAENGDVYILRPLDYEKVRAFEVRVRAADGGSPPLSAQAVLRIVVRDENDNAPVLLHPGADSSAAGELVPRWAPSGYLVAKVVAVDADAGQNAWLSYELAKATEPALFRVGLHSGEVRTARAVTERDAARQRLIVLVRDRGQPPRSATATLAVALVDGFSEAHLQVREEAPAAEPDEPLTLYLIASLVCVSALFLATAVTAVVVKVRRARRRETETLPTFPATATESSAGSLPRSYVYDVCFAAGTVNSEFRFLRPLFPCFPAGLPPGPGEQRSSVCSQDAANLGGEGDWTAQGSASLSEDMGPRAADAAANRELELNVSSEQNPWLAHQ, encoded by the exons ATGCTGGGAGCCACCCAGGACAGTGGATGGCTTTTCTGGGGAGTGATGGCGTGTGGGAGACGGAGCAGAGACAGAAAGAGGCGAGTGATCTTGTTTATTCTGTGTGTTTGCGTGTGTCAGAGCGGGGCTGAAACCCTCCGCTACTCGCTGCCGGAGGAAATGGAGAGGGACTCCTTTGTCGCCAATATCTCCAAGGACCTGGGGGTTCCTCTGAGCCAGCTTGCGGCTCGCAAAGCCCGCGTTGTGTCCGAGGGGAACGAGCAGCTTTTCCGACTCAATCAAAACACCGGAGTCCTGACGGCAAAGGAATCGCTGGACCGAGAGGAGATCTGTCCTCAGAGCGATACCTGCACGCTCGTCTTTAAGATATTCTTTGAAAATCCATTGCAGCTTATCCGAGGGGAGGTGGAAGTTCGTGACGTAAATGACAACTCGCCCGTGTTCCCAGAGAAGGAGATGGTTTTAGAGATTCTGGAAACAGCATCTCCTGGCTCCCGTTTCCCCCTGGAAGGCGCCCAGGACAAGGACGTGGGCATTAACGGTTTGCAGAACTACAGCCTCGGGCCCAACCCTCATTTCTCCCTCGCTATTGGAACAGCGAAAGATGGAGTAAAATACCTGGAACTTGTCCTACAGCGTCAGCTCGATCGTgaagagcagggagagctgaatTTACTTCTGACCGCCACCGACGGGGGGTCACCACCCAGGTCGGGCACGGCTCAGGTCCGGATCGTGGTGCTGGATGCCAATGACAACATTCCTGTCTTCGAAAGGGAGACCTACGAGGTGCGCCTGGCTGAGAACAgccccctggagcagctggtggTCAGGGTCGCTGCCGAGGATCCCGACGAAGGGTCCAACGGGGAAGTGCGTTATGCCTTTACCCAGACATCGGAGCGATCCCGGCAGCTCTTCCAGCTGAACCCGACCACCGGTGAAATACGAGTCGCGGGCAAGCTGGATTTTGAGGAAGCAAAATCCCACAAGATGGTGGTGAAAGCCACGGACGGCGGAGGGCTGTCTGCGCATTGCAAAGTGCAGGTGGAGGTCCTGGACGTGAATGACAACGCCCCGGAGATAGCGCTCACCTCCCTCAGCGCCTCCATTCCCGAGGATGCCCCGCCACGCACCGTGGTGGCTCTGTTCAGTGTGCGGGACCGGGACTCCGGGGACAACGGCAGGACGGAGTGTTCCATCGACGGGGACTTGCCATTCAGTCTCACCCCCACTTTTGATAATTATTACGAACTGAGAACAAACGCGGCTCTGGACAGGGAGAGGACGGCGGAGTATAACATCACCATCACAGCCACGGACTGGGGCAGGAAGCGGCTGAGCTCTCAGGAAAGCATCTTCGTGCAGATATCCGATGTGAACGACAACCCCCCAGAGTTCACCCAGGAGATTTACACCATGTCTGTCACGGAGAACAACAGCCCCATGCTCCGGATCGGCAGCATGAAGGCCACGGACGCCGACGCAGGAATAAATGCCCGTGTGAACTACGCGCTGGTGCGGCAGGAGGGCAAAGAGCAGCCCGAAGTGTCAGTCAATGCTGAAAACGGGGATGTTTATATCCTCCGCCCGCTGGACTACGAGAAGGTGCGCGCCTTCGAGGTGAGAGTGCGCGCAGCCGACGGCGGCTCCCCGCCGCTCAGCGCCCAGGCCGTGCTGCGCATCGTCGTGCGGGACGAGAACGACAACGCGCCCGTGCTGCTGCACCCGGGCGCCGACAGCAGCGCGGCCGGAGAGCTGGTGCCGCGCTGGGCACCCTCCGGCTACCTGGTGGCCAAGGTGGTGGCGGTGGACGCGGACGCGGGGCAGAACGCGTGGCTGTCCTACGAGCTGGCCAAGGCCACGGAGCCGGCGCTGTTCCGCGTGGGGCTGCACAGCGGCGAGGTGCGCACGGCGCGCGCCGTGACAGAGAGGGACGCGGCCCGGCAGAGGCTCATCGTGCTGGTGCGGGACCGCGGGCAGCCGCCGCgctctgccactgccaccctCGCCGTGGCACTGGTGGACGGCTTCTCCGAAGCCCATTTACAGGTGAGAGAGGAGGCACCGGCCGCCGAGCCCGACGAGCCGCTTACTCTTTACCTGATCGCCTCGCTGGTCTGCGTGTCGGCGCTGTTCCTCGCCACCGCAGTGACCGCCGTGGTAGTGAAGGTGCGGCGGGCCAGGCGGAGAGAGACGGAGACTTTGCCCACGTTCCCAGCGACTGCCACGGAGAGCAGCGCGGGCTCCCTGCCCCGCAGCTACGTGTACGACGTCTGCTTCGCCGCCGGGACCGTCAACAGCGAGTTCCGTTTCCTCAGGCCGCTTTTCCCCTGCTTCCCCGCCGGGCTGCCCCCCGGCCCGGGCGAGCAGCGGAGCTCGGTGTGCTCGCAGGATGCGGCCAACCTCGGCGGCGAGGGCGACTGGACTGCGCAG GGCAGTGCTTCCCTCTCTGAAGATAtggggcccagagctgcagatgcagctgcaaacagggagctGGAGCTAAATGTCAGTTCTGAGCAAAACCCTTGGCTCGCCCATCAATAA
- the LOC135280266 gene encoding protocadherin beta-16-like, producing the protein MKPRKSEEALPGRAGALILVLCLSGMGAETARYSVPEEAERGSFVANIAKDLGLTGEELLARQARVVPEGEKQYLQLNQHTGDLVVREQMDREELCGQSEPCLVRFQVLLEKPLQSFRAEVRLTDINDHAPAFLNKEIILKMPESAMPGTRFLLESAHDPDVGNNSLQHYSISSNEYFHVYTQRRNDGGRYAELVLDRALDRERQAEVAFIITAVDGGTPPRSGTALIRVVVLDINDNIPVFAQTLYKVSVMENSSEDTIVVVVSASDLDAGTNGEIVYSIVQNSEENLQTFKINPETGHIRLKKPLDYEEKKTYEIDVQAVDGGGLSTHCKVEVQVKDVNDNAPEVIITSHTSTLSEAAPPDTVVALFNVRDRDSGDNGRTTCELMGEQPFRITLLAADAYALVTSETLDREQVGEYNLTVRARDQGSPALSASKTLLVRLLDVNDNAPTFTQPIYTMVVSENEPAGRSLGRLSATDPDAGENARVRYSLVPPLTGTLAAASFVSVDAESGTVRSLHSLDYEKVPAFEVRVRAADGGSPPLSAQAVLRIVVRDENDNAPVLLHPGPESSAAGELVPRWAPSGYLVAKVVAVDADAGQNAWLSYELAKATEPALFRVGLHSGEVRTARAVTERDAARQRLIVLVRDRGQPPRSATATLAVALVDDFSDAFHQLGHDPASGHQPQVAEEEMLTTYLIASLVCVSSLFLLSVLVLTANTLCKARIRAELPPPSPSCYADGVFASDGVGVGSTGTLSPAYRYEMCMTSGSGRSEFRFLRPILPSLHSNAEAGLDKDEEPLRHSQSACDREAQAGRTATPPF; encoded by the coding sequence ATGAAACCGAGGAAGAGCGAGGAAGCGCTGCCGGGGCGAGCAGGCGCTCTGATCCTTGTCCTCTGCCTCTCGGGGATGGGAGCAGAAACCGCTCGGTACTCTGTGCCCGAAGAGGCGGAGAGAGGCTCTTTTGTAGCGAATATCGCTAAGGATTTGGGACTAACCGGTGAGGAATTATTGGCTCGTCAGGCTCGAGTCGTTCCTGAAGGAGAAAAGCAGTATTTACAGCTGAACCAGCACACCGGGGATTTGGTGGTGAGAGAGCAAATGGACCGGGAAGAGCTGTGTGGACAGAGCGAGCCCTGCTTGGTGCGTTTTcaggtgctgctggagaagccacTGCAGTCCTTCCGAGCTGAGGTAAGACTCACCGACATAAATGATCATGCTCCTGCTTTCTTAAATAAAGagataattttaaagatgccGGAATCTGCAATGCCGGGGACTCGGTTTTTGTTGGAAAGCGCTCACGATCCAGACGTGGGGAATAATAGTCTTCAGCATTATAGTATCAGCTCGAACGAGTATTTCCATGTGTACACCCAGCGGCGAAATGACGGCGGGAGGTACGCCGAGCTGGTGTTGGATCGAGCCCTGGATCGGGAGCGGCAGGCAGAAGTTGCTTTCATCATCACGGCTGTGGATGGTGGGACACCACCGCGGTCTGGCACAGCTTTAATCCGCGTGGTAGTCCTGGATATAAACGACAACATCCCGGTATTTGCCCAGACTCTGTATAAAGTCTCTGTAATGGAAAATAGCTCAGAGGACACCATAGTGGTGGTAGTGTCTGCTAGCGATTTAGACGCAGGAACGAATGGGGAAATAGTGTATTCCATCgttcaaaattcagaagaaaatctccAAACGTTTAAAATAAACCCAGAGACAGGACATATTCGACTCAAAAAGCCTTTGGATTACGAAGAAAAAAAGACCTATGAGATAGACGTCCAAGCCGTAGATGGAGGGGGCCTGTCCACGCATTGCAAGGTGGAGGTGCAGGTGAAGGACGTGAACGACAATGCCCCCGAGGTGATCATCACCTCACACACCAGCACCCTCTCCGAAGCCGCCCCGCCGGACACCGTGGTGGCCCTCTTCAACGTCAGGGACCGGGACTCGGGGGACAACGGCAGGACGACCTGCGAGCTGATGGGAGAGCAACCCTTCAGGATCACTCTGCTGGCAGCCGACGCGTACGCGCTGGTGACATCAGAGACGCTGGACCGGGAGCAGGTGGGGGAATACAACTTGACAGTGCGAGCTCGAGACCAGGGCTCCCCCGCCCTTTCGGCATCCAAGACCCTGCTCGTGCGGCTCTTGGATGTGAACGACAATGCACCCACCTTCACCCAGCCCATTTACACCATGGTGGTGAGCGAAAACGAGCCCGCGGGGAGGAGCCTGGGCCGCCTCAGTGCCACGGACCCTGACGCGGGAGAGAACGCCCGTGTCAGATACTCGCTAGTGCCGCCACTGACAGGCACCCTCGCCGCGGCGTCATTCGTGTCAGTGGACGCGGAGAGTGGAACTGTCCGGAGTTTGCACTCGCTGGACTACGAGAAGGTCCCTGCCTTCGAGGTGAGAGTGCGCGCAGCCGACGGCGGCTCCCCGCCGCTCAGCGCCCAGGCCGTGCTGCGCATCGTCGTGCGGGACGAGAACGACAACGCGCCCGTGCTGCTGCACCCGGGCCCCGAGAGCAGCGCGGCCGGAGAGCTGGTGCCGCGCTGGGCACCCTCCGGCTACCTGGTGGCCAAGGTGGTGGCGGTGGACGCGGACGCGGGGCAGAACGCGTGGCTGTCCTACGAGCTGGCCAAGGCCACGGAGCCGGCGCTGTTCCGCGTGGGGCTGCACAGCGGCGAGGTGCGCACGGCGCGGGCCGTGACAGAGAGGGACGCGGCCCGGCAGAGGCTCATCGTGCTGGTGCGGGACCGCGGGCAGCCGCCGCgctctgccactgccaccctCGCCGTGGCACTGGTGGACGATTTCTCCGATGCCTTCCACCAGCTTGGCCACGATCCTGCGAGCGGACACCAGCCGCAGGTGGCCGAAGAGGAAATGCTCACTACTTACCTCATCGCCTCGCTGGTCTGCGTCTCGTCCCTTTTCCTCCTGTCCGTCCTTGTCTTAACGGCCAACACTCTCTGCAAAGCTCGCATTCGGGCAGagcttcctcctccctctcccagctgctACGCGGACGGAGTTTTCGCCAGCGACGGCGTGGGAGTGGGCAGCACGGGCACTCTGTCGCCGGCTTACCGCTACGAAATGTGTATGACCAGCGGCTCGGGGAGGAGCGAATTCCGGTTCCTGAGACCCATCCTGCCCAGCCTTCATAGCAATGCTGAGGCGGGGCTGGACAAGGACGAGGAACCGCTACGCCACTCGCAGTCTGCCTGCGACCGGGAAGCCCAGGCGGGAAGAACGGCCACTCCTCCCTTTTAG
- the LOC135280270 gene encoding protocadherin beta-15-like — protein MALARQVLCVCALLSLPLARAEPIRYSVAEEAESGSLVGKLAEDAGLPPAQLSARRARLVSEDGRQHFRLERASGRLLVAGRLDREQLCGQSATCMLPFELLLSGPLQFFRVEVTLEDINDHSPVFPEKRVTFDIPEMSEPGTVFPLEEAQDLDIGSNSVLEYSISPKNEYFSVSYGSRTEDDKYLELILEKPLDREQQAEMGFSVIAVDGGSPPRSGTIEISIIVLDVNDNVPKFTQERYVGKVLENMPEGSVVLTVLATDPDAGVNGDITYQLSQAVGQSDSAFVIDAITGEIKLTKPLDFEEAETHEFRVRARDGGGLSAMCKVLVEVVDVNDNAPEVVVSSFSSPLPENTVPGTVVALFTVRDRDSGANGKISCALEDELSFSLRAAYKNYYELVTVSALDREERPQYIVSVTAADAGWPPLSTTQTFTVEISDVNDNAPVFNQSSYTMYVRENSAAAVFVGAVSAADADVGLNGKVSYSLAAEQGAERPWCSCLSVDSEKGHVFVLRPLDYEHLRQTEVTVSASDAGSPPLRANVTVRLVVLDENDNAPLVLYPAQESSPGSSELVPVWAEAGYLVSKVVAVDADSGQNSWLSFQLLRASEPGLFSVGLQSGEVRLRRPVTERDSVKQKLVVLVRDNGKPPLSATAALSALLLKDFSEVRLPHSSPASEDQGGSLTTYLIIALVFVSLLFLVSIAVLVARKVCGRQELKAGPVLYAADTLQSGLADAAAAGTLPRAYCYEISLTTGSGNSEFKFLKPIVPSLPPQHCAVGQGPDEEQDFPSVPVSSEDMAPDTAGALSAGQFNALSFN, from the coding sequence ATGGCGCTCGCAAGGCAAgtgctttgtgtgtgtgctttgcTGTCGCTGCCGCTCGCTCGCGCCGAGCCCATCCGCTACTCCGTGGCCGAGGAGGCGGAAAGCGGCTCCCTGGTGGGCAAGCTGGCGGAGGATGCGGGGCTGCCGCCGGCGCAGCTCTCGGCTCGCCGCGCCCGCCTGGTGTCGGAGGACGGCCGGCAGCATTTTCGCTTGGAGCGCGCCTCCGGCCGCCTGCTGGTGGCGGGGAGGCTGGACCGGGAGCAGCTGTGCGGCCAGTCCGCCACCTGCATGCTCCCCTTCGAGCTGCTGCTCTCCGGCCCCCTGCAGTTCTTTCGGGTCGAGGTGACTCTGGAGGACATCAATGACCATTCACCGGTCTTCCCCGAGAAACGTGTCACTTTTGATATCCCTGAAATGAGCGAGCCCGGTACAGTTTTCCCGCTAGAGGAGGCTCAGGACCTCGATATTGGCAGCAACAGCGTCCTGGAGTACAGCATCTCTCCCAAGAATGAGTACTTTAGTGTCTCCTATGGAAGTCGGACTGAGGATGACAAATATCTTGAACTTATTTTGGAAAAGCCACTAGatagagagcagcaggcagagatggGTTTCAGTGTCATTGCTGTGGATGGTGGCTCTCCTCCTAGAAGTGGGACCATCGAGATCTCTATTATCGTTCTAGATGTAAATGACAATGTTCCCAAATTCACACAAGAACGTTATGTTGGGAAGGTATTGGAGAACATGCCAGAAGGCTCTGTGGTTCTGACTGTGCTGGCAACTGATCCAGATGCAGGAGTTAATGGGGACATCACCTATCAACTCAGCCAGGCAGTGGGACAGAGTGACTCAGCATTTGTGATTGATGCCATAACTGGTGAAATTAAACTCACAAAACCTCTGGACTTTGAGGAAGCTGAGACTCATGAATTCCGTGTGAGAGCCAGAGATGGTGGAGGACTCTCAGCTATGTGCAAAGTATTGGTGGAGGTGGTGGATGTGAATGACAATGCCCCAGAGGTGGTGGTCAGTTCCTTCAGCAGTCCCCTGCCCGAGAACACAGTGCCCGGCACGGTGGTTGCCCTGTTTACGGTCAGGGACCGGGATTCTGGTGCCAACGGGAAGATCTCCTGTGCCCTGGAGGATGAGCTGTCCTTCTCCCTGCGGGCAGCCTATAAGAATTACTATGAGCTGGTGACAGTGAGCGCGCTGGACCGGGAGGAGAGGCCTCAGTACATCGTGAGTGTGACGGCAGCAGATGCGGGCTGGCCTCCTCTGAGCACCACGCAGACCTTCACCGTGGAGATCTCGGATGTCAACGACAACGCCCCCGTCTTCAACCAGAGCTCCTACACCATGTACGTGCGTGAGAACAGTGCGGCCGCGGTGTTTGTTGGAGCCGTGAGCGCTGCAGATGCTGACGTGGGGCTGAATGGCAAGGTGAGCtattccctggcagcagagcaaggGGCGGAGCGGCCCTGGTGCTCCTGCCTGTCTGTGGACTCGGAGAAGGGGCACGTGTTTGTGCTGCGGCCCCTGGACTACGAGCACTTGAGGCAGACGGAGGTGACGGTCAGTGCCTCTGACGCGGGCTCTCCTCCCCTGCGAGCCAACGTCACCGTCCGCCTGGTCGTGCTGGACGAGAATGACAACGCCCCGCTCGTGCTGTACccagcccaggagagcagcccaggCTCCAGCGAGCTGGTGCCCGTGTGGGCCGAGGCGGGCTACCTGGTCAGCAAAGTGGTGGCCGTGGATGCGGACTCGGGCCAGAACTCCTGGCTCTCGTTCCAGCTGCTGAGGGCCAGCGAGCCAGGGCTGTTCTCCGTGGGCCTGCAAAGCGGGGAGGTGCGTCTGAGGAGGCCGGTGACAGAGAGAGACAGCGTGAAGCAGAAGCTGGTTGTGCTGGTCAGAGACAACGGCAAGCCCCCGCTGTCAGCCACGGCAGCTCTGAGCGCTCTCCTGCTCAAGGACTTCTCAGAGGTGCGCCTGCCGCACAGCAGCCCGGCCTCCGAGGACCAGGGCGGCTCCCTGACCACCTATTTGATCATTGCCTTGGTCTTTGTCTCACTGCTCTTCCTCGTCTCCATCGCCGTCTTGGTGGCTCGCAAGGTGtgcgggaggcaggagctgaaggcTGGCCCTGTGCTTTATGCTGCCGACACCTTGCAGAGCGGCCTGGCCGATGCAGCCGCTGCAGGGACCCTGCCCCGCGCCTATTGCTACGAGATCAGCCTGACCACGGGCTCGGGCAACAGCGAGTTCAAATTCCTCAAGCCCATCGTGCCCAGCCTGCCCCCTCAGCACTGCGCCGTGGGCCAGGGCCCGGATGAGGAACAGGatttccccagtgtccctgtcagCAGCGAGGACATGGCCCCAGACACTGCTGGGGCTCTCTCTGCAGGACAGTTCAACGCTCTTTCCTTTAACTAG
- the LOC135280272 gene encoding protocadherin beta-15-like produces MALARQVLCVCALLSLPLARAEPIRYSVAEEAESGSLVGKLAEDAGLPPAQLSARRARLVSEDGRQHFRLERASGRLLVAGRLDREQLCGQSATCMLPFELLLSSPLQFFRVEVTLEDINDHSPVFPEERVTFDIPETSEAGSRFTLEGAQDLDIGSNAVQQYSISPMNEYFSIYYGSRNEDDKYVELVLTKPLDREEHAEMGFRLIAVDGGSPPRSGTTQIHIIILDANDNAPIFKEERYIGKVLENMPEGTVVLTVLATDPDAGVNGEISYQLIQALGQKDSAFVIDPITGEIKLTKPLDFESADTHEFRVRARDGGGLSAICKVLVEVVDVNDNAPEVVVSSFSSPLPENTVPGTVVALFSVRDRDSGANGKISCALEDELSFSLRAAYKNYYELVTVSALDREERPQYILSVTAADAGWPPLSTTQTFTVEISDVNDNAPVFNQSSYTMYVRENSAAAVFVGAVSAADADVGLNGKVSYSLAAEEGAEQPWCSCLSVDSEKGHVFVLRPLDYEHLRQTEVTVSASDAGSPPLRANVTVRLVVLDENDNAPLVLYPAQDSSPGSSELVPVWAEAGYLVSKVVAVDADSGQNSWLSFQLLRASEPGLFSVGLQSGEVRLRRPVTERDSVKQKLVVLVRDNGKPPLSATAALSALLLKDFSEVRLPHSSPASEDQGGSLTTYLIIALVFVSLLFLVSIAVVVARKVCGRKELKAGPVLYAADTLQSGLADAAAAGTLPRAYCYEISLTTGSGNSEFKFLKPIVPSLPPQHCAVGQGPDEEQDFPSVPVSSEDMAPDTAGALSAGQFNALSFN; encoded by the coding sequence atGGCGCTCGCAAGGCAAgtgctttgtgtgtgtgctttgcTGTCGCTGCCGCTCGCTCGCGCCGAGCCCATCCGCTACTCCGTGGCCGAGGAGGCGGAAAGCGGCTCCCTGGTGGGCAAGCTGGCGGAGGATGCGGGGCTGCCGCCGGCGCAGCTCTCGGCTCGCCGCGCCCGCCTGGTGTCGGAGGACGGCCGGCAGCATTTTCGCTTGGAGCGCGCCTCCGGCCGCCTGCTGGTGGCGGGGAGGCTGGACCGGGAGCAGCTGTGCGGCCAGTCCGCCACCTGCATGCTCCCCTtcgagctgctgctctccagccccctgcAGTTCTTTCGCGTCGAGGTGACTCTGGAGGACATCAATGACCATTCACCCGTCTTCCCCGAGGAACGAGTCACTTTTGACATCCCGGAAACGAGCGAGGCAGGTTCACGTTTCACACTGGAGGGTGCTCAAGATCTCGATATTGGCAGCAACGCAGTCCAGCAGTACAGTATTTCTCCCATGAATGAGTATTTTAGCATTTACTATGGAAGTCGGAATGAGGATGACAAGTATGTTGAACTTGTTTTGACAAAGCCATTAGACAGGGAGGAGCATGCAGAGATGGGGTTCCGTCTCATTGCTGTGGATGGTGGCTCTCCTCCCAGGAGTGGAACAACCCAAATCCACATTATCATTCTAGATGCAAATGATAATGCTCCCATCTTCAAGGAAGAGCGCTATATTGGAAAGGTTCTGGAGAACATGCCAGAAGGCACTGTGGTTCTGACTGTGCTGGCAACTGATCCAGATGCAGGAGTTAATGGCGAAATCTCCTATCAACTCATCCAAGCACTGGGTCAGAAAGACTCAGCATTTGTCATTGATCCCATAACTGGTGAAATTAAACTCACTAAACCACTGGACTTTGAGTCAGCAGACACTCATGAATTCCGTGTGAGGGCCAGAGACGGAGGGGGCCTGTCAGCAATCTGCAAAGTGTTGGTGGAGGTGGTGGATGTGAATGACAATGCCCCAGAGGTGGTGGTCAGTTCCTTCAGCAGTCCCCTCCCCGAGAACACAGTGCCCGGCACGGTGGTTGCCCTGTTTTCGGTCAGGGACCGGGATTCTGGTGCCAACGGGAAGATCTCCTGTGCCCTGGAGGATGAGCTGTCCTTCTCCCTGCGGGCAGCCTATAAGAATTACTATGAGCTGGTGACAGTGAGCGCGCTGGACCGGGAGGAGAGGCCTCAGTACATCCTGAGTGTGACGGCAGCAGATGCGGGCTGGCCTCCTCTGAGCACCACGCAGACCTTCACCGTGGAGATCTCGGATGTCAACGACAACGCCCCCGTCTTCAACCAGAGCTCCTACACCATGTACGTGCGTGAGAACAGTGCGGCCGCGGTGTTTGTTGGAGCCGTGAGTGCTGCAGATGCTGACGTGGGGCTGAATGGCAAGGTGAGCtattccctggcagcagaggaaggGGCGGAGCAGCCCTGGTGCTCCTGCCTGTCTGTGGACTCGGAGAAGGGGCACGTGTTTGTGCTGCGGCCCCTGGACTACGAGCACTTGAGGCAGACGGAGGTGACGGTCAGTGCCTCTGACGCGGGCTCTCCTCCCCTGCGAGCCAACGTCACCGTCCGCCTGGTCGTGCTGGACGAGAATGACAACGCCCCGCTCGTGCTGTAcccagcccaggacagcagcccagGCTCCAGCGAGCTGGTGCCCGTGTGGGCCGAGGCAGGCTACCTGGTCAGCAAAGTGGTGGCCGTGGATGCGGACTCGGGCCAGAACTCCTGGCTCTCGTTCCAGCTGCTGAGGGCCAGCGAGCCAGGGCTGTTCTCCGTGGGCCTGCAAAGCGGGGAGGTGCGTCTGAGGAGGCCGGTGACAGAGAGAGACAGCGTGAAGCAGAAGCTGGTTGTGCTGGTCAGAGACAACGGCAAGCCCCCGCTGTCAGCCACGGCAGCTCTGAGCGCTCTCCTGCTCAAGGACTTCTCAGAGGTGCGCCTGCCGCACAGCAGCCCGGCCTCCGAGGACCAGGGCGGCTCCCTGACCACCTATTTGATCATTGCCTTGGTCTTTGTCTCACTGCTCTTCCTCGTCTCCATCGCCGTCGTGGTGGCTCGCAAGGTGTGCGGGAGGAAGGAGCTGAAGGCTGGCCCTGTGCTTTATGCTGCCGACACCTTGCAGAGCGGCCTGGCCGATGCAGCCGCTGCAGGGACCCTGCCCCGCGCCTATTGCTACGAGATCAGCCTGACCACGGGCTCGGGCAACAGCGAGTTCAAATTCCTCAAGCCCATCGTGCCCAGCCTGCCCCCTCAGCACTGCGCCGTGGGCCAGGGCCCGGATGAGGAACAGGatttccccagtgtccctgtcagCAGCGAGGACATGGCACCCGACACTGCTGGGGCTCTCTCTGCAGGACAGTTCAACGCTCTTTCCTTTAACTAG